Proteins encoded together in one Helicobacter pylori window:
- a CDS encoding rRNA pseudouridine synthase has translation MEGFSLRINQFLAHYTKHSRREAEKLVLEGRVKINHEHAKLASVVKENDKVFLDKRLIKPLKNKKFSVLVYHKPKGELVSKNDPLKRRVIYESLEKKYAHFAPVGRLDFASEGVLLLSDSKAVVSALMHANLEKEYLIKIQGFITREMENAMQEGLKLENATKGAHQKTPIKSMEFAPFIGYEIIKNHAKYSKLRVIINEGKNRELRRFFAFFNAGVLDLRRVRYGFVNLNALPVGKMRFLNRQEYNELHAFMANRANTKGD, from the coding sequence GTGGAGGGATTTAGCTTGAGGATCAACCAATTTTTAGCCCATTACACCAAGCACTCCAGAAGAGAAGCTGAAAAATTGGTTTTAGAAGGGCGGGTGAAAATCAATCATGAGCATGCCAAACTCGCTAGCGTGGTTAAAGAAAACGACAAGGTGTTTTTGGACAAACGACTCATTAAGCCCTTAAAAAACAAAAAATTCAGCGTGCTGGTTTATCACAAGCCAAAGGGCGAACTAGTGAGTAAAAACGATCCCTTAAAACGGCGCGTGATTTATGAAAGCTTGGAGAAAAAATACGCCCATTTCGCGCCGGTGGGGCGTTTGGATTTTGCGAGCGAGGGGGTGCTATTATTGAGTGATAGTAAGGCGGTGGTGAGCGCTTTAATGCATGCGAATTTAGAAAAAGAGTATCTCATTAAAATTCAAGGCTTTATTACAAGAGAGATGGAAAACGCCATGCAAGAGGGCTTGAAATTAGAAAACGCTACTAAGGGAGCGCACCAAAAAACCCCCATTAAAAGCATGGAATTTGCCCCCTTTATTGGTTATGAAATCATCAAAAACCATGCCAAATATTCTAAACTGAGAGTTATTATCAATGAGGGGAAAAACAGAGAACTAAGGCGTTTTTTTGCGTTTTTTAACGCTGGAGTGTTGGATTTAAGGCGCGTTCGTTATGGTTTTGTGAATTTGAATGCTTTGCCGGTAGGGAAAATGCGTTTTCTAAACCGCCAAGAATACAATGAGTTGCATGCGTTTATGGCTAATAGGGCTAATACTAAAGGGGATTAG
- a CDS encoding DNA polymerase III subunit alpha, whose amino-acid sequence MKENKAFTHLHLHTEYSLLDGANKIKILAKRIKELGMKSVSVTDHGNMFGAIDFYTSMKKEGIKPIIGMEAYIHNDDNLSSKETKQRFHLCLFAKNQEGYENLMFLSSMAYLEGFYYFPRINKKLLREHSKGIIASSACLQGEVNYHLNTNNERNRKYGAKGYDEAKKIACEYQEIFEDDFYLEIMRHGILDQRFIDEQVIKMSLETGLKIIATNDTHYTMPNDAKAQEVAMCVAMGKTLNDKGRLKHSVHEFYIKSPEEMAKLFADIPEALENTQEIADKCVLEIDLKDDKKNPPTPPSFKFTKAYAQNEGLNFEDDASYFAYKAREGLKERLVLVPKEKHDQYKERLEKEIEVITSMKFPGYMLIVWDFIRYAKEMGIPVGPGRGSAAGSLVAFALKITDIDPLKYDLLFERFLNPERVSMPDIDTDFCQRRRKEIIEYMIEKYGKYNVAQVITFNKMLAKGVIRDVARVLDMPYKEADDFAKLIPNRLGITLKGYEKNGEFIEGAWELEPKIKELVESNELAKQVWEYSLNLENLNRNAGVHAAALVVDSQKELWHKTPLFASEKTGGIVTQYSMKYLEPVDLIKFDFLGLKTLTVIDDALKIIKTQHKISVDFLSLDMDDPKVYKTIQSGDTVGIFQIESGMFQGLNKRLRPSSFEDIIAIIALGRPGPMESGMVDDFVNRKHGVEPIAYAFKELEPILKPTYGTIVYQEQVMQIVQTIGGFSLGEADLIRRAMGKKDAQIMADNKAKFVEGAKNLGHDGQKAANLWDLIVKFAGYGFNKSHSAAYAMITFQTAYLKTYYKHEFMAAMLTSESNKIESVARYIDEVRALEIEVMPPHINSSMQDFSVAEFKNQKGKLEKKIVFGLGAVKGVGGEPIKNIIEERAKGDYKSLEDFISRVDFSKLTKKSLEPLVKSGSLDNLGYTRKTMLANLDLICDAGRAKDKANEMMQGGNSLFGAMEGGTKEEVILDMVDLGEHDAKTLLECEYETLGIHVSGNPLDEFKEEIKGFKNLVKSIDIEELEIGSQAYLLGKIMEVKKKIGKRSGKPYGTADILDRYGKFELMLFEKQLNALEELDINKPLVFKCKIEEQEEVVRLRLFEILDLESAREVKIPKARYKDPEKQKEDVREIPPIEMLASSSCSLAIVLENDVKKEFLRQIKESALKHQGKRPLYLIIKDKDKQFKIQSDLMVNEKIKDDFKGLEWRDLA is encoded by the coding sequence ATGAAAGAGAATAAAGCCTTCACGCATTTGCACTTGCACACAGAATATTCGCTTTTAGACGGAGCGAACAAGATTAAAATTCTAGCCAAACGCATTAAAGAATTGGGCATGAAAAGCGTGAGCGTAACCGATCATGGGAACATGTTTGGAGCGATTGATTTTTATACGAGCATGAAAAAAGAAGGCATTAAGCCTATCATCGGCATGGAAGCGTATATCCATAACGATGACAACCTCTCTAGCAAAGAGACCAAGCAGCGTTTCCATTTGTGCCTGTTCGCTAAAAACCAAGAGGGCTATGAAAATTTGATGTTTTTAAGCTCTATGGCGTATTTAGAAGGGTTTTATTATTTCCCGCGCATCAATAAAAAGCTTCTAAGGGAGCATTCTAAGGGCATTATCGCTTCTAGTGCGTGCTTGCAAGGGGAAGTCAATTACCATTTGAATACTAATAATGAGAGAAACCGCAAGTATGGGGCTAAAGGTTATGATGAAGCCAAAAAAATCGCTTGCGAATACCAAGAGATTTTTGAAGACGATTTTTATTTAGAAATCATGCGCCATGGCATTTTAGATCAGCGATTCATTGATGAGCAGGTCATTAAAATGTCTTTAGAAACGGGGTTAAAAATCATTGCCACCAACGACACCCACTACACCATGCCTAATGACGCTAAGGCTCAAGAAGTAGCGATGTGCGTAGCGATGGGTAAAACCCTAAACGATAAGGGGCGCTTGAAGCACTCCGTGCATGAGTTTTACATCAAGTCCCCTGAAGAAATGGCAAAGCTCTTTGCAGATATTCCAGAAGCTTTAGAAAACACCCAAGAAATCGCTGATAAATGCGTTTTAGAGATTGATTTAAAAGACGATAAAAAGAACCCCCCAACCCCTCCAAGCTTCAAATTCACTAAAGCTTACGCCCAAAATGAGGGGCTGAATTTTGAAGATGACGCTTCTTATTTCGCTTATAAGGCTAGAGAGGGCTTGAAAGAGCGCCTAGTTTTAGTGCCTAAAGAAAAGCATGATCAATACAAAGAGCGCTTAGAAAAAGAAATTGAAGTCATTACGAGCATGAAATTCCCAGGGTATATGCTGATTGTGTGGGATTTTATCCGTTACGCTAAAGAAATGGGCATTCCTGTAGGGCCTGGTAGGGGGAGTGCGGCCGGGAGTTTGGTGGCTTTTGCTTTAAAAATCACGGATATTGACCCCTTGAAATACGATTTGCTCTTTGAAAGGTTTTTAAACCCTGAAAGAGTCAGCATGCCTGATATTGATACGGATTTTTGCCAACGCCGGCGTAAGGAAATCATAGAATACATGATTGAAAAATACGGCAAATACAATGTGGCTCAAGTCATCACCTTTAATAAGATGTTGGCTAAAGGCGTGATCAGAGATGTTGCAAGGGTTTTGGACATGCCTTATAAAGAAGCCGATGATTTTGCCAAACTCATACCTAATCGCTTAGGCATCACGCTTAAGGGCTATGAAAAAAATGGCGAGTTCATAGAGGGGGCGTGGGAATTAGAGCCTAAAATCAAAGAATTAGTAGAGAGTAATGAATTAGCCAAACAGGTGTGGGAGTATTCGCTCAATTTAGAGAATTTGAATCGTAACGCAGGCGTGCATGCGGCAGCCTTAGTGGTGGATAGCCAAAAAGAGTTGTGGCACAAAACCCCTTTATTTGCCTCTGAAAAAACTGGCGGTATCGTTACGCAATATTCCATGAAGTATTTAGAGCCGGTGGATTTGATCAAGTTTGACTTTTTGGGGCTTAAAACCTTGACCGTGATTGATGATGCGCTTAAAATCATTAAAACGCAGCACAAAATTAGCGTGGATTTTTTATCGTTGGATATGGACGATCCGAAAGTGTATAAAACGATCCAAAGCGGGGATACGGTGGGGATATTCCAGATTGAATCCGGAATGTTTCAAGGGCTTAACAAGCGCTTAAGGCCTTCAAGCTTTGAAGACATTATCGCCATTATCGCGCTAGGCAGACCGGGGCCTATGGAATCAGGCATGGTAGATGATTTTGTGAACAGAAAGCATGGCGTTGAGCCTATCGCTTATGCGTTTAAAGAATTAGAGCCGATTTTAAAGCCCACTTACGGCACGATCGTCTATCAGGAGCAAGTGATGCAAATCGTGCAAACTATCGGTGGTTTTAGCTTGGGTGAAGCGGATCTCATCCGTCGTGCTATGGGGAAAAAAGACGCTCAAATCATGGCGGACAATAAGGCTAAGTTTGTAGAAGGCGCTAAAAATTTAGGGCATGATGGCCAAAAGGCGGCTAATTTGTGGGATCTGATCGTTAAATTTGCCGGCTATGGTTTCAACAAATCGCATTCAGCCGCTTATGCGATGATCACTTTCCAAACGGCGTATTTAAAGACTTATTACAAGCATGAGTTCATGGCAGCGATGCTCACTAGCGAATCCAATAAGATTGAATCCGTGGCGCGCTATATTGATGAGGTTAGGGCTTTAGAAATTGAAGTGATGCCCCCACACATCAATTCTTCCATGCAAGATTTCAGCGTGGCGGAGTTTAAAAACCAAAAGGGCAAATTGGAAAAGAAAATCGTGTTCGGTTTAGGGGCGGTTAAAGGGGTTGGGGGTGAGCCGATTAAAAACATCATTGAAGAAAGGGCTAAAGGGGATTATAAGAGTTTAGAAGATTTTATTTCACGGGTGGATTTTTCTAAACTCACTAAAAAATCTTTAGAGCCATTGGTGAAATCGGGGAGCTTGGACAATTTAGGCTACACTAGAAAAACCATGCTCGCTAACTTGGATTTGATCTGCGATGCTGGGCGCGCTAAAGACAAGGCTAATGAAATGATGCAAGGGGGTAATTCTCTTTTTGGAGCCATGGAAGGCGGAACCAAAGAGGAGGTTATTTTGGACATGGTTGATTTGGGCGAACATGACGCTAAAACGCTTTTAGAATGCGAATACGAGACTTTAGGCATCCATGTTTCAGGCAATCCCTTAGACGAGTTTAAAGAAGAAATTAAGGGCTTTAAAAATTTAGTCAAAAGCATTGATATTGAAGAATTAGAAATCGGCTCGCAAGCTTATTTGCTGGGTAAAATCATGGAGGTTAAAAAGAAAATTGGCAAACGAAGCGGTAAGCCTTATGGCACAGCGGACATTTTGGATCGATACGGCAAGTTTGAACTCATGCTGTTTGAAAAGCAATTAAACGCCTTAGAAGAGTTGGATATTAATAAGCCTCTCGTGTTTAAATGCAAGATTGAAGAGCAAGAAGAGGTGGTGCGATTAAGGCTTTTTGAAATCTTGGATTTAGAGAGCGCTAGGGAGGTTAAAATCCCTAAAGCCCGTTATAAAGACCCTGAAAAGCAAAAAGAAGACGTGCGCGAAATCCCTCCCATTGAAATGCTCGCTTCTAGTTCTTGCTCTTTAGCGATCGTGTTAGAAAACGATGTGAAAAAAGAGTTTTTAAGACAAATCAAAGAGAGCGCTCTAAAACACCAGGGTAAACGCCCCTTGTATTTGATCATCAAAGATAAGGATAAGCAATTCAAAATCCAAAGCGATCTAATGGTAAATGAAAAGATTAAGGATGATTTTAAAGGGTTAGAGTGGAGGGATTTAGCTTGA
- a CDS encoding cytochrome-c peroxidase, with protein sequence MKKSILLGVCLAFSCVYALSDMDLIKKAKEGQLEPMPMGKALKEYQIKKTRDVGIGAKNSEIMTSAQVELGKMLYFDPRISTSYLVSCNTCHNLGLGGVDLIPSTIGSQWKKNPHLLSSPTVYNSVFNDVQFWDGRVTHLNEQAQGPIQSSFEMGADPKVVVEKINSMPGYVKLFRKAYGSKVKIDFKLIADSIAMFEATLITPSRYDDFLRGNPKALSKAEKEGLDLFISKGCVACHNGINLGGTMQPFGVVKPYKFANVGDFKGDKNGLVKVPTLRNITETMPYFHNGQFWDVKDAIKEMGSIQLGIEISDAEAKKIETFFEALKGKKPKIIYPELPVMTDKTPKPSF encoded by the coding sequence ATGAAAAAATCCATTTTATTGGGCGTTTGCTTGGCTTTTTCTTGCGTTTATGCTTTAAGCGATATGGATTTGATTAAAAAAGCGAAGGAAGGCCAATTAGAACCCATGCCTATGGGCAAAGCGCTCAAAGAATACCAGATCAAAAAAACCAGAGATGTGGGCATTGGCGCTAAAAACAGCGAAATCATGACCTCCGCTCAAGTGGAATTAGGCAAAATGCTCTATTTTGACCCTAGGATTTCCACTTCCTATCTTGTATCTTGCAACACATGCCATAATCTGGGCTTAGGCGGGGTGGATCTAATCCCAAGCACCATAGGCTCTCAATGGAAGAAAAACCCCCACCTTTTAAGCTCCCCAACGGTGTATAACTCCGTGTTTAACGATGTGCAGTTTTGGGACGGTAGGGTTACGCATTTAAACGAACAAGCGCAAGGGCCGATCCAATCTTCTTTTGAAATGGGGGCTGATCCTAAAGTGGTGGTAGAAAAAATCAATTCCATGCCAGGCTATGTCAAACTCTTTAGAAAAGCTTATGGCTCTAAAGTCAAAATTGATTTTAAATTGATCGCTGATAGTATCGCTATGTTTGAAGCCACGCTCATCACCCCAAGCCGTTATGATGATTTTTTAAGGGGCAATCCTAAAGCGCTCAGCAAAGCCGAAAAAGAGGGGCTGGATTTATTCATTTCTAAAGGCTGTGTGGCGTGTCATAATGGCATTAATCTTGGGGGGACGATGCAGCCTTTTGGGGTGGTCAAACCTTATAAATTCGCTAATGTGGGCGATTTCAAGGGCGATAAAAACGGGCTTGTGAAAGTGCCTACTTTAAGGAATATCACCGAAACGATGCCTTATTTCCATAACGGGCAATTTTGGGATGTCAAGGATGCGATTAAAGAAATGGGCTCTATCCAGTTAGGCATTGAAATCAGCGATGCAGAAGCGAAAAAGATTG
- a CDS encoding thioredoxin, giving the protein MLEVINGKNYAEKIAHQAVVVNVGANWCPDCRKIEPIMENLAKTYKGKVEFFKVSFDESQDLKESLGILKIPTLIFYKNAKEVGERLVEPSSQKPIEDALKALL; this is encoded by the coding sequence ATGTTAGAAGTGATTAACGGAAAGAATTACGCAGAAAAAATTGCTCATCAAGCAGTAGTGGTTAATGTGGGGGCGAATTGGTGCCCGGATTGCAGGAAGATTGAGCCGATCATGGAAAATTTAGCCAAAACCTACAAAGGCAAGGTGGAATTTTTTAAGGTTTCTTTTGATGAAAGCCAGGATTTAAAAGAGAGTTTAGGCATCCTCAAGATCCCTACTTTGATTTTTTACAAAAACGCCAAAGAAGTGGGTGAAAGGCTTGTAGAACCTAGCTCTCAAAAACCGATTGAAGACGCTCTAAAAGCGTTATTGTAA